GAACATGAACGCCGTCTGCGATCAATCCGGCGGAGGCCTGTGGGTGGCTCATGGCGGCCCCGACCAACCCAGGCGCACGGCTTGTCAGCGGGCTCATCGCGTTGAACAGATGGGTGGCACAGCGGGCACCGGCATCAAACGCGCGCATTGCGGTATCGTAGTCGGTGTCACTGTGGCCCAGCGACACAATCACCCCTGCGTCGGCCAAGGTGCTGATATCGCTAAGGGAGACAGTTTCGGGGGCCAGTGTGACCATGAGGTTCGGCAGACTGTCAGCGGCGTCCAGCAGCACCTTCATGTCGTCGGTCGTCATGGCGCGGATCAGCCCGGCGTCATGCGCACCTTTCTTGACGACGTTCAGATGCGGCCCCTCAAGATGAAGTCCGGCGACCCCTTTGACACCGCCGCGCACGGCCTGCCGGACGGCTTCAATCGCTGCCGCAGTGATCTTGGGCCTGTCGGTGATCAACGTCGGAAGGAACGCTCGCGTGCCGAGCGACATATGCGCCTGCGCCATGATCTCGACGGTTTCAACGGTCGGCGCGCTATTGAACATCAGCCCGCCACCGCCATTCACCTGAAGATCGACAAACCCCGGCATGATCGTGCCGCCATCAAGGTTGATCTGGCG
The Sulfitobacter noctilucicola genome window above contains:
- the nagA gene encoding N-acetylglucosamine-6-phosphate deacetylase, with protein sequence MKQSLALVGANVFDGTQILTAQAVIVEGNAAKVVPETQISKDTRQINLDGGTIMPGFVDLQVNGGGGLMFNSAPTVETVEIMAQAHMSLGTRAFLPTLITDRPKITAAAIEAVRQAVRGGVKGVAGLHLEGPHLNVVKKGAHDAGLIRAMTTDDMKVLLDAADSLPNLMVTLAPETVSLSDISTLADAGVIVSLGHSDTDYDTAMRAFDAGARCATHLFNAMSPLTSRAPGLVGAAMSHPQASAGLIADGVHVHPATIRLALAAHKGPRDIFVVTDAMACAGSDITHFELNGRQIKRAGGRLTLSDGTLAGADVTMARSLDVLINDVGEPPARALSRTTTVPASMLRDVGNAASLPAQVDDMIHLGADFSVTHLADVI